ATTTGAAGTAGTTTCAATTGTTTTTAAACGTATACCTTTGTAAACGACAATTTAAAGTGGATTTTCATGGTTGTAAAGATGTTGATTTGACTATATAAACGTTTATAAATACATGGATACGTTTATAAACAATTATGATATAATTAGGTCATCACTTTAAAAAAAGAGGGATGCTCTACTAATGACAGTTAAAATATTTGCTTACATAAGAGTTTCTGCAAAAGACCAGAATCCCGATAGACAGTTACATGAGATGAAGCAGCTTGGAGTAAATGAACGAGATATATTCATTGATAAAGAGAGCGGTAAGGACTTTGACCGTCCTCAGTATCAAGCATTGAAGCAATGCTTACGTCAAGGGGATTTGCTGTACATAAAGTCAATAGACCGCTTTGGACGTAACAGCAAAGAGATTAAGAAGGAATGGGAACACATTACACAGGAGATTAAAGCAGATATTAAAGTGCTGGATATGCCTTTGCTTGATACTACACAGCACAAGGATACATTAGGGACATTCGTAAGTGATTTGGTATTACAGGTACTTTCTTTTGTTGCCGAACGAGAGCGTGAGAATATTAGACAAAGACAAGCGGAAGGCATTTCTGTTGCGAAAACAAAAGGTAAGCACTTAGGCAGACCGCAAAAGAATATTGATACTTTAAGCAAAGAACAAAAAACGATTCTGGATTCAAATTATCAGAAATGGCAATGTAAAGAGATAACAGCGGTGCAGTTCATAAAAATGTTAGGGCTTAAAAAGAACACATTCTATAAAATTGCGAGGGAATATCAGAAACAGATATAGCGTATAGCTGACTTCATTAGAAGCATCATTTTGATGCTTCTTTAATTTTATGTGGGTGGTTTACTATAGTTTTTCATATCAAAAATTCGTTGCCTACATTGAGGAGTCATTGAAGATTGATACTCCTAAATTGCAACGAATAATTTACATTTATAGCAGATTGATAATTCTAGTATTAATTCTTCCTGAATTTGTATAGATATAAGTGAGGGATTATTGTAGAATTGTAGAATATTGGAATATAGGAAATTAGAACTAGGGAGGAAACGATTTGAGTAATCTTGATATCTTTAATATTTCGGCAAGTGTAATTTCAATAATTTCTTTTTTTCTATCTTTATATGCAGCCAAAAGTGTATTCAATATCAAGAAACAAATTAACAAGGTAAATAGTGATAATATTTCACAAACTACTAGCGGAACCAATTCACCAATATATACTTCAAAAAGAGACATGAATATTAATAAGTAGGTGTGAAAACATGAGTTTCCAAACCAATGGTGAAAACTCCCCAATCTATTCATCTGAAAATATGGTTATAAATCATTTTTCAAGTCCAATTATGATTGACCCTGATGAATTGGGAGCATTAATTAACATATTCTTCTCAAAGATAGATGGACTAAGAGAGATTTCGACTGCTACATTTAATGAAAAACTTAGAAGAACAAATATTAAAAGGAAGAATCAAATTAATGGTATGACAAAAGAATACTACGGAGCCGCTGTTAGAGATTATATAGTTTACTTTAATGAAATTGATGATTATTTGAGTGAGCCAACGAATGAACAGGAAAACAAGCGATATAGATTTATTGCACGTGATGTAAATAGGAAAATTGCAGCATTCAAAAAAAGATTCGGCGCATTTGATGAAACTTTTGAACATGTAGTAACTAAGTTTACCTCAGAAGCAAGTCAAAAATTCGAATTGGATTTTCATAAAAAAGAATTAATACCTATTCTTATTGCGTATATGTACTACTTTTGTGATGTAGGTGAGAACGATGAAATTGACGCCTAATAAACATTTCAATATACAAAAGTCAGTTCTTGTTAAGACAACAATTATCATTCAAATTATGTTATCGGAGCCATATATTAAATTCGATGAATTGTATCGAAAGTATCATGCCAATAACTCAGAAAATGATTATAAAACCTTTATACTTGCGTTAGACTTACTATTTGTTTTAGGTAAAATTCGTTATTTTAAAAATAATGATACAATAGGAATGATTATAAATGAAGATTAGTAAAATTTATTGTTCTGAGGAAAAGATATTTGAAGACATTGTTTTTAATAAAGGTTTAAATATTATTCTTGCAGAAATAAGAAATCCAGAAAATAAACAAAAATCTAGCCATTGTCTGGGGAAATCAATGCTGGCTGCATTGATTGATTTCTGCCTTTTAAAAAAAGTAGGAAAAGAATTTTTTTTGAAAAAGAATCCAAAACTATTTGACCATTTTATCTTTTATATAGAAATCATGGTTAGTGAATCTCAATTTGTAACGATTAGAAGAGCAGTAAAAGCAAAATCAAAAATAGCCATAAAAACTCATTCCATTGGAGCAAAAAATTATAGAGATTTACCAGATAAGGATTGGGACTTTGTTGGTGGTTTTGAAAAATCCAAAAAACTCGTGAACGATATTTTATCTTTTGAAATACTACCTAATCATACCTATAGGGATACAATTGCTTTTTTTCTTAGAAGTCCAGAAGGCTTTAGTAATGTCTTTAGATTACCAAAGTATTTGCAGTCAAACGATGTTGATTGGAAACCTGTTGTAGCAGAATTACTTGGATTTAAATCAAAAAATATTATAGTTAAATATCAAAAAGATAAACAATTAGATTCTATTAATAATGAACTGAGTGCGTCTGTTGAGAATGAGTATGAAACAAGTATGCAAGAAGAAAGATTAAAAGTTGTATTGTCGCTCAAAATCGAAGAAGTAGAAAAAAAAGAACAGCAATATGACAGCTTTGATTTCACTAAAGCAGATATAGAAAAACCTGAAATACTCGCTACAGAAATTGACGAGAAAATTTCAGTTTTAATAAAAGATAATTATTATTTGAAGAATAAAATTGAACATGCAAATAAATCAATTATTAATTATAACTTTGATTTAGAAGAAATTAAACAATTTTACAAGGAAATCGGTATTTACTTTGAAAATCAACTTAATAAAGATTACTCTGATTTAATACAGTTTAACAAAGAAATTTTAAGTGAGAGAAACGAAATTGTCCAAGAAATGTTAAAAGAATATAATAAAATTTATGAGGAAAACAAAATTACAATTAAGAATTTAAATGTACAAAAAGCTGAACTACTTTCTTATATTAATACAACCGATTCATTTGAGAAATTCAAGCTTCTTCAACAAGAGATAACTGAATTAAAAACACAAATTGAAAGTATTAAAGTGAAAATAAATAGTATTGATATAATAACTGGACTTACTGAAAAGAAAAGCCGACTTGAAACCGAAATTTCTAATATTGTGGTTTCAATAAAGCAAGATTTTTTTGGCGAACACAATGCATATATTGAAACAATCAGAAAGCATTTTAACTATATACTCATGGAAATTTTAGGGGATGCGGGAGTAATCAGCACACCTTTAAATAAAAATAATAATATAGAATTTATTCCAGAAATTATAGACATGAACACAAGTCAAGTTAGCAGTAAAGATAAGGGAACAACATATAAAAAGCTGATGTGCTGTGCCTTGGATTTAGCGTTATTAGCAACGTATTCTAATAAAAAGTTTATTCATTTTGCTTACCACGATGGAATTTTTGATGGACTAGATTCAAGGCAAAAAAACAATTTTTATAATATTATTGAAGAATATTGCGAAAAATATAACATTCAAAGTATTTTATCATCCATCCAAGACGAACTTCCAGAGTCAATTCAAAAAACAGAAAAAATTGATGAATTAAAGAAACGCCACGTAATAGTTAAAATTTTACATGATGAAGGAAATGACGGAAGACTTTTTAAAATGGATGCGTTTTAAGGAAAAGTTTTATTTATTATTGATATTTAATGAGAGTCCTAATTATGAGGATTCTCATTTTTTGTAGTTTAAGTGGTTGATATTAGTTACTTCACCCGCTTCAATTGATATACAAAAAAACGCAATAATTGAATAGTAATTTCATGCATTTGAAGCTAGTAATAGTGGTTGGATTTTTAATGATTTAAGTCTTAATCATGGCTCTTATCCCACGTATCCCGTGGGACGTATTGGAGAAAATCTCCGTACGTATCGTCAACGAAGTGGAAAACGTAAACTGCGTAGTGTATGACATTAATTCGAAACCACCTGCAACAATCGAGTGGGAAGAGCTTGTTAAATTTAATAGTGGAAGAACTTAATGTTGCTTCTGAGTGTGCCTCCTACAATGGGACTCTATTTATATTTAGCATCAGCTACTGCAAGCTAACTAATAGCCAATTCATCAATAAGGTGATATAAGATATCGTTTGTTTTTACAGGTTGACTCATACATGCGAAAATAATATGATGAAGTTATCCAACGGTCACGTACCGAATTGAACGTTTTAATTCAGACCGCTGTAGCGGTTTAACAATAAAGTGCCATAAAGTCAATCAGCATAAGGGATGGCGGGCTTTTACAACGAGGGGCGGTCTTGAAAACCGTTAGGGTGCAAGCCCACATGGGTTCGAATCCCATCCTCTCCGCCATTCCTTTATGAACTTAAAGAAATAAGCAGATAGAAACCGTCTCCTTTGGGGGGGCGGTTTTTTTGTTGTGTTTGAACTAGTACAATTTTAGTTATTGTTTGATGAACCTAGTTCCAATGAGAATAAAAAGATTGATTTCTCCGCAATGTATTAGAGAAGGAGGATGATCATAATCATGGACAGACAATTGGAAGTAGATCAGCATAATCTTGTCTCTGCCTGGCAAGAACGCCTGCCTACGTTAATGGAGGAAGGGGACAGCTTCAATGTACTGGCGGATGAAGGCGATCCGAATAGTCTGCTTATACACTTTAATGCTGCGGGACGTCAAGGTTATTCACTTGATTTTCGTTGCAAGTACGTAGATAGCAGGGAGGTTGCTGTTGATCTGCTTGATGTGGAGAAAAGTGGGATTCATATTGATGAGCGTAGTGATGCAGTGCAGCTATTAGCACAGCAATATACACGGCAAATTCATGAATGTGCACAGGCTCTACAAAACATGACTAATCCTTAGGAGGAATGAACAATGTCAAAGCCAAAAAGTATTCCAGTTCCTGGGGCGCAGCCCACGGATGGCGAGCGTAGAAAGGAGCATAATTCATCTGCACCAGAGCCACTTTCTGGATCTAAAAAGGTGAAACAAGCTAATCATGTAAACCATCATAATCCGCAAGGATAACAAATAAAAACAATAAAAATTATAAAGAAGTGTTTCTTGATTTTTACAAATCGTTTATCATAAGGAGGGGAGAATTTTTTTTACATGGGAGAGGAGAAAAATAATGAACAAAAAATGGGGTTTATCGGCTGCGGCACTGTTGCTTACAGCAGCAGTAATTCTGCCGGGATGTGGAAGTAAACAGGAGGCGCCAAAAGAGGCCTTAAAATCAGCCGCTACAAAAGCGACAACGATGTCTTCATATGAGATGAAGAGTAAGTTTACGATCAACGATCTAACCATCGGGACCGCTGAAGGTGTATCTGCTGGAATGACCACACAGGTGCTCAGCATGCTTAAGAACGCTGATATAACCATTGATGGGGTTTATCAGGCTGATCCAATGCAGACAGAGCTAACAATGGTTCTCAATCTCAAGGGCGATATGAGCATGAGCTTCAATGTCCCTATGGTGATGACCACTGAGAAATTGTATGTTAAGATTCCATCGATTCCGTTCTTACCACTTCCGGAGACCATCGTTAATAAGTTTGTAGAGGTTGATCTGAAGGCGTTGGCAGAGCAAGAGGGTGCTGAGTTTAATCCTAGCTCTCTTGATACACAGAAAATGCAAAAGTTTTCTAATGAAGTGGTGGACACTGTACTAGCTGAATATGATGAAGGAAAGTATTTTAATGAGGTTAGTCTAAAGGACGCTAATTTACCAGAGGGTGTAGATGCTAAACAGGTCGTTCAGTTCCAAGTGACGAACGATAATGTTAAAGAAGCAATCACCATCTTTGTGAATAATGCCTTACCTAAAATCATTGATATTGTGAGCAAGGAAGAATACAAGGATATGCTGCAGATTAATGATGCTGATCTGGCTAAGGCTAAAGAAGAGATCACATCAAGTGAAACTAGAACTGAATTCGATAAGAGCTTGGCCGATCTTGATAAGTATCTTACGATTA
The window above is part of the Paenibacillus sp. FSL K6-0276 genome. Proteins encoded here:
- a CDS encoding recombinase family protein, producing MTVKIFAYIRVSAKDQNPDRQLHEMKQLGVNERDIFIDKESGKDFDRPQYQALKQCLRQGDLLYIKSIDRFGRNSKEIKKEWEHITQEIKADIKVLDMPLLDTTQHKDTLGTFVSDLVLQVLSFVAERERENIRQRQAEGISVAKTKGKHLGRPQKNIDTLSKEQKTILDSNYQKWQCKEITAVQFIKMLGLKKNTFYKIAREYQKQI
- a CDS encoding ABC-three component system protein, giving the protein MSFQTNGENSPIYSSENMVINHFSSPIMIDPDELGALINIFFSKIDGLREISTATFNEKLRRTNIKRKNQINGMTKEYYGAAVRDYIVYFNEIDDYLSEPTNEQENKRYRFIARDVNRKIAAFKKRFGAFDETFEHVVTKFTSEASQKFELDFHKKELIPILIAYMYYFCDVGENDEIDA
- a CDS encoding DUF2326 domain-containing protein encodes the protein MKISKIYCSEEKIFEDIVFNKGLNIILAEIRNPENKQKSSHCLGKSMLAALIDFCLLKKVGKEFFLKKNPKLFDHFIFYIEIMVSESQFVTIRRAVKAKSKIAIKTHSIGAKNYRDLPDKDWDFVGGFEKSKKLVNDILSFEILPNHTYRDTIAFFLRSPEGFSNVFRLPKYLQSNDVDWKPVVAELLGFKSKNIIVKYQKDKQLDSINNELSASVENEYETSMQEERLKVVLSLKIEEVEKKEQQYDSFDFTKADIEKPEILATEIDEKISVLIKDNYYLKNKIEHANKSIINYNFDLEEIKQFYKEIGIYFENQLNKDYSDLIQFNKEILSERNEIVQEMLKEYNKIYEENKITIKNLNVQKAELLSYINTTDSFEKFKLLQQEITELKTQIESIKVKINSIDIITGLTEKKSRLETEISNIVVSIKQDFFGEHNAYIETIRKHFNYILMEILGDAGVISTPLNKNNNIEFIPEIIDMNTSQVSSKDKGTTYKKLMCCALDLALLATYSNKKFIHFAYHDGIFDGLDSRQKNNFYNIIEEYCEKYNIQSILSSIQDELPESIQKTEKIDELKKRHVIVKILHDEGNDGRLFKMDAF
- a CDS encoding small acid-soluble spore protein P, coding for MSKPKSIPVPGAQPTDGERRKEHNSSAPEPLSGSKKVKQANHVNHHNPQG